In the genome of Hymenobacter taeanensis, one region contains:
- a CDS encoding PAS domain-containing protein → MIPPLSAPGTFYSLWQLPEHYLLMAPDFTILDASDLYLQVTFKQREQIVGRNVFDVFPPAAQNDWQVFTDSLEFVRTHGKPHTMPRIRYDMQRQAAEGGGMEERYWQTTNFPQLDGQGQLQAILLRTSDITEQYQAEQQARTMQRDLQESQARSSFILEALPVMVWTTRPDGYSEYFNHSWLSFTGRRMEQETAFGWLEGVHPDDRPAAEAAWRQAYESGENYQTEYRLRSADGDYRWVLARGIPRRNADGQVSMWVGCSIDIHDQKQLVVELLQANEEQAALSDQAYQAFQLSQSQRETFYSLLMQAPALISVVRGPQYLFEFVNPPYYELFATDELIGRTVLEVVPEAKEQGFIALLDQVYQTGEPFYGKQMPLQLHRRATGQRETRYFDFTYQALRENGEIVGIFSFAFDVTELVQARQQLESQTPPSASSAS, encoded by the coding sequence ATGATTCCACCCCTATCTGCACCTGGCACGTTTTACTCTCTTTGGCAGCTGCCTGAGCACTACCTGCTTATGGCACCGGATTTTACCATTCTTGATGCCAGCGACCTGTACTTGCAGGTTACGTTTAAGCAACGGGAGCAAATTGTAGGGCGCAACGTATTTGATGTCTTTCCGCCCGCCGCCCAAAACGATTGGCAGGTTTTTACGGATTCGCTGGAGTTTGTGCGCACCCACGGCAAGCCGCACACCATGCCCCGCATCCGCTATGATATGCAGCGCCAGGCGGCAGAGGGCGGCGGCATGGAGGAGCGGTACTGGCAAACCACCAACTTTCCGCAGCTTGATGGTCAAGGGCAGCTGCAGGCCATCTTGTTGCGCACCAGTGATATTACAGAGCAGTACCAGGCTGAGCAACAGGCCCGCACTATGCAGCGTGATCTGCAGGAAAGCCAGGCGCGTTCTTCCTTCATTCTAGAAGCTCTGCCCGTGATGGTATGGACCACCCGGCCCGATGGCTACTCTGAGTACTTCAACCACAGCTGGCTTTCATTTACGGGCCGCCGCATGGAGCAGGAAACGGCATTTGGCTGGCTGGAAGGTGTACATCCCGATGACCGGCCCGCAGCCGAAGCTGCCTGGCGACAGGCCTACGAATCGGGCGAAAACTACCAGACCGAGTACCGCCTGCGCAGCGCCGACGGCGACTACCGCTGGGTGCTGGCCCGTGGCATTCCGCGCCGTAATGCAGATGGACAGGTAAGCATGTGGGTAGGCTGTTCCATTGATATTCACGACCAGAAGCAGCTGGTGGTTGAACTGCTGCAGGCCAATGAAGAGCAGGCAGCTTTATCAGATCAGGCCTACCAGGCTTTCCAACTGTCGCAGAGCCAGCGCGAGACCTTCTACTCTTTGCTCATGCAAGCTCCGGCCCTGATTTCAGTGGTGCGCGGCCCTCAGTACTTGTTTGAATTTGTTAACCCACCCTACTACGAGCTGTTTGCCACCGATGAGCTTATCGGCCGGACCGTGCTGGAGGTAGTACCTGAGGCGAAAGAGCAAGGTTTTATTGCCTTGCTTGACCAGGTTTATCAGACCGGGGAGCCGTTCTACGGCAAGCAGATGCCCCTGCAACTGCACCGCCGTGCGACTGGCCAACGTGAAACGCGCTACTTTGATTTTACCTACCAAGCGCTACGCGAAAACGGTGAAATTGTGGGCATCTTTAGTTTCGCCTTTGATGTCACCGAGCTGGTGCAGGCCCGCCAGCAACTGGAGTCACAAACGCCACCTTCGGCCTCAAGTGCTTCCTGA
- a CDS encoding histidine kinase, translating to MDINTLDFQQVRIKHILFKSQLRSVLYGVREPDAALFLPQGNALGQWLTGVVKPKFPNRLEIVEAERLLRQLLNTGSELVAQYQRGQIDEARRGMTQIDRLGDQLITQLEKLAPPAGTYAGAA from the coding sequence ATGGATATAAACACCCTTGATTTTCAACAGGTCCGCATCAAGCATATCCTGTTTAAGTCGCAGTTGCGCTCAGTGCTCTATGGGGTGCGTGAGCCAGATGCGGCCCTGTTTCTTCCCCAGGGCAATGCCCTTGGTCAATGGCTCACGGGGGTTGTTAAGCCTAAATTCCCTAACCGCCTGGAGATTGTAGAAGCAGAACGCCTGCTTCGGCAACTGCTCAACACCGGTAGTGAGCTTGTAGCTCAGTACCAACGCGGCCAGATTGATGAAGCCCGCCGGGGCATGACGCAAATTGACCGCCTCGGCGACCAGCTCATAACTCAACTGGAAAAGCTGGCCCCGCCAGCCGGAACCTACGCTGGAGCAGCCTAA
- a CDS encoding GAF domain-containing protein — translation MNHLQTETERLTALKRYDILGTPADGSMNRLAALAAKVFNMPIAIISMVDEDRIWFKSRHGLDVDHIDRDPGLCASAILSDEVYIVEDARRDPRTLTNPLVAGEFGLQFYAAAPLRTHDGYNLGTFCLIDQKPRYLTQAQKAILQDLADLAMDEIELRLAARQAAQESTERIAELEMRAAGA, via the coding sequence ATGAACCATTTGCAAACTGAAACCGAGCGCCTGACCGCCTTAAAGCGCTACGACATTCTGGGTACTCCTGCCGACGGCAGCATGAACCGGCTGGCAGCGCTGGCGGCGAAGGTATTCAACATGCCTATTGCCATTATCAGCATGGTGGATGAAGACCGTATTTGGTTTAAGTCTCGCCATGGCCTCGATGTTGACCACATAGACCGCGACCCTGGCCTCTGCGCCTCTGCTATCCTCTCTGATGAGGTGTATATTGTGGAAGACGCGCGGCGCGACCCGCGCACACTTACCAACCCCTTGGTGGCCGGCGAGTTTGGGCTGCAGTTTTACGCGGCCGCCCCACTGCGCACCCACGATGGCTATAACCTGGGCACCTTCTGCCTGATTGATCAGAAGCCACGCTATCTAACGCAGGCTCAAAAGGCCATTCTGCAGGACCTGGCCGATCTGGCAATGGATGAAATTGAACTGCGGCTGGCGGCCCGGCAGGCTGCTCAGGAGAGTACGGAGCGCATTGCGGAGCTGGAAATGCGCGCAGCTGGCGCGTAA
- a CDS encoding PAS domain-containing protein, with translation MPSLDIDALLHQLPGNYILLTPDNIIIDASDDYLAVTLKQRADIVGRNILEAYTAAEQNEWQVLADSFEQVRRLRQPFTMPLIRYDLQRTDGQSGYEERYWQATNYPILDADGALLYILRRTRDVTEAHLAELQRRRMAQELAESQQRAQFILQVLPVMVWTSQPNGDAETFNERWLQFTGRTPEQERGHGWQEGIHSDDRAKVTKTWQEAAAAKTKYQLEYRLRCADGSYRWVLAQSVPRVNAEGEVTMWIGCATDIHDQRQLVQELLQANEEQMVLSEQAYQAHQLARSQRESFYELFLQAPALIAVVRGPEYRYEFVNPRYQELFPDRELLGRTVAEAVPEAVEQGFIGLLDEVYRSGEPYRGNEVLLQLRRHDSGQLDEVYLNFTYQALREHGHIVGISCFAFDVTELVIARQQLEQLLNRTPNPEA, from the coding sequence ATGCCTTCACTTGATATTGATGCACTGCTGCATCAGCTACCCGGCAATTACATTCTGCTCACCCCCGACAATATCATCATTGATGCGTCAGACGACTATCTGGCTGTTACGCTCAAGCAGCGCGCAGATATAGTTGGCCGTAATATTCTGGAGGCCTACACCGCCGCCGAGCAAAACGAATGGCAGGTACTGGCCGACTCCTTCGAGCAGGTACGCCGCCTGCGCCAGCCCTTCACCATGCCCCTCATTCGCTACGATCTACAGCGCACCGATGGACAAAGTGGTTATGAGGAGCGCTATTGGCAGGCAACAAACTACCCCATACTTGACGCCGACGGCGCGCTGCTCTACATCCTGCGCCGTACCCGCGACGTAACGGAGGCGCACCTAGCGGAACTCCAGCGCCGGCGTATGGCGCAGGAGTTGGCTGAAAGCCAACAGCGGGCCCAGTTTATTCTGCAGGTCCTGCCCGTAATGGTGTGGACCAGCCAACCCAACGGCGACGCCGAAACCTTCAATGAGCGGTGGCTGCAATTTACCGGCCGCACCCCCGAGCAGGAGCGGGGCCACGGTTGGCAGGAGGGTATTCATTCTGATGACCGCGCCAAGGTGACAAAAACCTGGCAGGAGGCCGCCGCCGCCAAAACCAAATATCAGCTGGAGTACCGTTTGCGCTGCGCCGATGGCAGCTACCGTTGGGTGCTGGCTCAGAGCGTGCCCCGCGTGAATGCAGAAGGCGAAGTAACCATGTGGATTGGCTGCGCAACCGATATTCATGATCAACGGCAATTGGTGCAGGAGTTGCTGCAGGCCAACGAAGAGCAAATGGTCTTATCGGAGCAGGCGTATCAGGCACACCAGTTAGCCCGCAGCCAGCGGGAGTCGTTCTATGAGCTGTTCCTGCAGGCTCCGGCCCTAATTGCAGTGGTGCGCGGCCCCGAGTATCGCTATGAGTTTGTGAACCCACGCTACCAGGAGCTGTTCCCCGACCGGGAGTTGCTGGGGCGTACTGTGGCCGAGGCCGTGCCCGAGGCGGTGGAGCAGGGCTTTATTGGTTTGCTCGATGAAGTGTACCGCTCCGGTGAGCCTTACCGCGGCAATGAGGTGCTGCTGCAACTGCGCCGCCATGATTCAGGCCAGCTAGATGAGGTGTACCTGAATTTCACTTACCAAGCCCTGCGTGAACACGGCCACATCGTGGGCATTTCGTGCTTTGCTTTTGATGTGACCGAGCTGGTCATTGCGCGCCAACAGCTTGAGCAGCTACTAAACCGCACGCCCAACCCTGAGGCGTAA
- a CDS encoding endo-1,4-beta-xylanase, with the protein MVRLRRLLLLPALLFSSLAMYGQNAPVVIQAEAGTIRDAATAPAAITFNTEAGTGFLRVVGDFVTLNGSTQSPNADNRVVSYTITFPGAGTYELYARVRVGAGGFNDDSYYVPNSFGTRSAFETNRWVNANGLAGGGYTTSTDIVSSAGTASTNNVWKWVKMSAFGGSNFTVPASGLTQTFEIGSRENGLDIDKFVFGASGVFFTVANLDNGQQGSVTPPPPPFNPPGPPIATGKPKFLGGVYSNPQKVNFGKYFNQVVSENGGKWGSVEGTRNVMNWTDLDSAYARAKRQNIPFRMHVLIWGNQQPSWIENLPPAEQLAEIKEWFAAVAQRYPDVAFLEVVNEPTHDAPVKQSPTDQGSGNYIEALGGKGTTGWDWVITSFQLARQYFPNTQLMLNDYSVENTTAGAQQYLNIINLLRQRNLIDVVGIQGHAFSTQPTPAASLTANLNLIASAGLPIYITELDIDGLQDEVQLAEYQRVFPLFWEHPAVKGITLWGYRPGHWRTAQGAYLAYENGAERAALKWLRDYVQRTDISTITTSPLASSSFCVGSTLNVPFTVAGSGTANRTFTAQLSDATGSFTAPTAIGSVTASAAGNYSIAATLPATVAPGTLYRIRVVSTTPSVFGNANSTNLTLKALPTATLSGTTAICAGSSAALSVALTGTAPWSLTYTDGTTPVTVTGITTSHYTFSVSPASTTTYSLTAVSDGSCSGSAISGQAVVTVNPLPTPGLAVTPANDVYTGGVPTTLYVGYGPQSVTLTATGGTSYSWSPAAGLSNAAIANPVFTASQPGVYRYVVTVTNEFGCSATKEVTLTVLDVRCSNNPNSDKVLVCQSGKVICVSVNAVPAHLKKDGNGLGSCTPEATSTTASVVGDAQGSTFAAYPNPFTERTVVRFRAVATAHVQLQVYNQLGQLVATLYQGVAEAGRDYDTTLEGRSLTEGVYTCRLVSGGKVETKRLVLVK; encoded by the coding sequence ATGGTAAGACTCCGACGCTTACTGTTGCTTCCGGCACTTCTCTTCTCCAGTTTAGCCATGTACGGCCAGAACGCTCCCGTAGTAATACAAGCCGAAGCCGGCACCATCCGGGATGCAGCCACCGCTCCGGCGGCTATTACCTTCAACACTGAGGCCGGTACCGGTTTTCTGCGCGTAGTAGGCGACTTTGTTACGCTGAATGGCTCCACGCAGAGCCCCAACGCCGATAACCGGGTGGTTTCTTACACTATTACCTTTCCGGGCGCCGGCACCTATGAGCTCTATGCCCGAGTACGGGTGGGCGCTGGCGGCTTCAATGACGACAGCTACTACGTTCCCAATTCATTCGGGACCCGCTCAGCGTTTGAGACCAACCGCTGGGTTAACGCCAATGGCCTGGCGGGCGGCGGATACACTACCTCAACTGATATTGTTAGCAGCGCGGGCACTGCCTCTACTAACAACGTCTGGAAATGGGTGAAGATGTCGGCCTTTGGGGGCAGCAACTTCACGGTACCTGCCAGCGGCCTGACTCAGACCTTTGAAATTGGCAGTCGGGAAAATGGCCTTGACATCGACAAGTTCGTGTTTGGAGCCTCGGGCGTGTTTTTCACCGTGGCTAACCTAGATAATGGGCAGCAGGGCTCTGTTACCCCGCCCCCACCCCCTTTCAACCCGCCGGGGCCGCCTATTGCTACTGGCAAGCCTAAATTCCTGGGTGGTGTATATAGCAATCCGCAGAAGGTTAACTTCGGGAAGTACTTCAACCAGGTAGTTTCGGAGAATGGCGGCAAGTGGGGCAGCGTAGAAGGCACCCGCAACGTGATGAACTGGACGGACCTGGACTCAGCCTATGCTCGGGCCAAACGGCAGAATATCCCCTTCCGGATGCACGTACTCATTTGGGGCAACCAGCAGCCTTCCTGGATTGAAAACCTCCCTCCGGCTGAGCAGCTGGCCGAGATTAAAGAGTGGTTTGCGGCCGTAGCCCAGCGCTACCCCGACGTTGCCTTTCTGGAAGTAGTAAATGAGCCTACCCACGATGCCCCGGTAAAGCAAAGCCCCACCGACCAGGGTAGCGGCAACTATATTGAGGCGCTGGGCGGCAAAGGCACCACGGGCTGGGACTGGGTAATTACCTCCTTCCAGCTGGCCCGCCAGTACTTCCCCAATACCCAACTGATGTTGAACGACTACAGCGTGGAAAACACCACCGCTGGCGCTCAGCAGTACCTAAACATCATCAACCTGCTGCGGCAGCGCAACCTCATTGATGTGGTGGGCATTCAGGGGCACGCTTTCTCTACACAGCCAACGCCTGCCGCCTCCCTCACGGCCAACCTCAACCTGATTGCCTCAGCGGGCCTTCCTATTTATATCACGGAGCTTGATATTGATGGCCTCCAGGATGAAGTGCAGCTGGCCGAGTACCAGCGCGTGTTCCCGCTGTTCTGGGAGCACCCGGCCGTGAAAGGCATTACGCTGTGGGGCTACCGGCCCGGCCACTGGCGCACGGCGCAGGGGGCCTACCTGGCCTACGAAAACGGGGCTGAGCGCGCCGCTCTCAAGTGGCTCCGCGACTATGTGCAACGCACCGATATCTCAACTATTACCACTAGCCCCCTAGCCTCTAGCTCTTTTTGCGTGGGTAGCACCCTGAATGTACCGTTTACGGTAGCTGGCTCCGGTACCGCAAACCGCACTTTCACAGCTCAACTTTCTGATGCTACGGGTAGCTTCACGGCTCCAACGGCTATTGGCTCTGTTACGGCATCGGCGGCAGGCAATTATTCTATTGCGGCTACCCTTCCAGCTACGGTAGCGCCGGGCACTCTATACCGCATTCGGGTGGTGAGCACTACGCCTTCAGTATTTGGTAACGCCAACAGCACCAACCTTACGCTCAAGGCTTTGCCAACGGCTACGCTCAGCGGCACCACCGCTATTTGCGCCGGCTCAAGTGCTGCCCTGAGTGTGGCCCTGACCGGCACGGCGCCCTGGTCGCTGACCTACACTGATGGCACCACGCCAGTAACGGTAACCGGCATCACGACTTCGCATTATACCTTCTCAGTAAGCCCCGCCAGCACTACCACCTACTCGCTCACGGCCGTTTCTGATGGCTCCTGCAGCGGCAGCGCTATCAGCGGGCAGGCAGTAGTAACGGTAAACCCCCTGCCGACCCCTGGCCTAGCAGTTACGCCCGCCAACGATGTGTATACCGGCGGCGTACCAACTACTTTGTACGTAGGCTACGGGCCACAGAGCGTCACACTCACGGCCACCGGTGGCACCAGCTACAGCTGGAGCCCAGCCGCTGGCCTCAGCAATGCCGCCATTGCCAACCCCGTGTTTACGGCCAGCCAGCCCGGCGTGTACCGCTACGTGGTAACTGTCACCAACGAGTTTGGCTGCTCGGCCACCAAAGAAGTAACTCTCACGGTGCTCGACGTGCGCTGCAGCAATAACCCCAACTCCGATAAGGTACTGGTGTGCCAGAGCGGCAAGGTGATTTGCGTGTCGGTGAATGCGGTGCCTGCTCATCTTAAGAAGGACGGCAACGGCCTGGGCTCCTGCACTCCGGAGGCTACCAGCACTACTGCCAGTGTTGTAGGTGACGCGCAAGGCTCGACCTTCGCAGCGTACCCTAACCCCTTCACTGAGCGGACCGTGGTGCGGTTCCGGGCGGTGGCTACGGCCCACGTGCAGTTGCAGGTGTACAACCAGCTAGGCCAGTTGGTGGCTACCCTGTACCAAGGCGTAGCCGAAGCCGGCCGTGATTATGATACCACGCTGGAAGGCCGTTCCCTCACAGAGGGCGTATACACCTGCCGTCTGGTTTCGGGTGGCAAGGTGGAAACCAAGCGTCTGGTGCTGGTGAAGTAA